One Anaerohalosphaeraceae bacterium DNA segment encodes these proteins:
- the putP gene encoding sodium/proline symporter PutP: MEPAVVFTFAAYFIVLLAVGLFFYKRSAAAEEYWLGGRAMGAWVTAFSAQASDMSGWLLMGLPGAVYLGGLQEAWIAAGLLAGTVLNWYLLAPRLRIFTQQTNALTLPSFLEQRFVDPSGLLRLVSAAIILLFFTLYAASGLVATSKLFESTFSISYPVSVLLGGSIIILYTFLGGFKAVCWTDLLQGALMIFAVVVVPLMAVWKTDTIDWTALFRCVPEEKSSGLFFFSVLSALSWGLGYFGQPHILARFMAVKSLRHLHQSAFIGSLWAAAALAGALAIGQIGAPMFPGLSGGEEEKIFIYLIRTICSPWLTGIMLSAILSAIMSTIDSQLLVSASALTEDLYRKTIQTGASEKTAILVSRLGVLGISATALLLALNPRDTILKIVAYAWGGLGAAFGPVLLAALFSRKTTWYSALAGMLAGTLTLILWKQLGLSHWLYELAPGFAANTAVLMTINSLFPQTDAAILQNFETAIRQVRQTGQ; the protein is encoded by the coding sequence ATGGAACCGGCGGTTGTTTTTACATTTGCAGCGTATTTCATTGTCCTGCTGGCTGTCGGATTGTTTTTTTACAAGCGTTCCGCAGCCGCGGAGGAATATTGGCTCGGCGGACGAGCCATGGGGGCTTGGGTAACCGCCTTTTCCGCTCAGGCATCCGACATGAGCGGCTGGCTTCTGATGGGGCTGCCGGGAGCGGTCTATCTGGGAGGCCTTCAGGAGGCCTGGATTGCCGCAGGACTTCTTGCCGGCACTGTCTTAAACTGGTATCTGCTCGCCCCTCGCCTGCGAATCTTTACCCAACAGACCAACGCTCTCACTTTGCCCTCTTTTCTCGAGCAAAGATTCGTCGATCCCTCCGGCTTACTTCGACTTGTATCCGCCGCAATTATTCTGCTCTTTTTCACGCTGTATGCGGCCTCCGGACTGGTAGCAACCAGTAAACTCTTCGAATCCACCTTTTCCATTTCTTATCCTGTGTCGGTCCTTCTCGGCGGTTCAATTATTATCCTCTATACCTTTCTGGGGGGGTTCAAGGCCGTCTGCTGGACGGACCTCCTGCAGGGAGCCCTGATGATTTTTGCCGTCGTTGTTGTCCCTCTTATGGCTGTCTGGAAAACCGACACGATTGACTGGACGGCTCTGTTTCGCTGCGTTCCGGAAGAAAAATCGAGCGGCCTGTTTTTTTTCTCCGTCCTCTCCGCATTGTCGTGGGGCCTCGGATATTTCGGCCAGCCCCACATCCTCGCACGCTTTATGGCCGTCAAGTCCCTGCGGCATCTTCACCAATCCGCCTTCATCGGCTCCCTTTGGGCGGCTGCGGCGCTGGCCGGTGCCCTCGCAATCGGACAGATTGGTGCCCCCATGTTCCCCGGTCTTTCCGGAGGAGAAGAAGAAAAAATCTTCATTTACCTAATCCGGACGATCTGCTCTCCATGGCTTACAGGAATTATGCTTTCCGCTATCCTGTCAGCCATTATGTCCACCATCGATTCTCAGCTTCTCGTATCCGCCTCCGCCTTAACGGAAGACCTTTACCGCAAAACAATTCAGACCGGCGCCTCGGAAAAAACCGCCATCCTGGTAAGCCGACTGGGCGTGCTCGGAATCTCTGCAACAGCTCTTCTGCTGGCCCTGAATCCAAGGGATACCATCCTGAAAATTGTGGCGTATGCCTGGGGCGGGCTGGGAGCAGCATTCGGACCGGTCCTTTTGGCGGCCCTTTTTTCCCGCAAAACAACCTGGTACTCCGCATTGGCCGGAATGCTCGCAGGGACCCTTACGCTGATTCTCTGGAAACAACTGGGACTTAGTCATTGGCTCTACGAACTGGCCCCCGGATTTGCCGCCAACACTGCCGTGCTGATGACAATCAATTCCCTTTTTCCTCAGACAGATGCGGCGATTTTACAGAATTTTGAAACAGCTATTCGGCAGGTTCGGCAGACGGGACAATAA
- a CDS encoding N-acetyltransferase encodes MQIRNARVQDVPAIHALISCYAELDRMLFRSLADIYENLQVFQVAEANGTVVGCCALKVIWSNLAEIQSLAVDKGYFGKGIGRALVNRCLEEARRLGITQVFTLTMEPVFFEKVGFRRVDKKTLPMKVWSDCARCPKQDHCDETAMIIDLGEPKKVS; translated from the coding sequence ATGCAAATACGAAATGCACGAGTTCAGGATGTTCCGGCGATTCATGCCTTAATCAGCTGCTATGCAGAGCTGGACCGGATGCTGTTTCGTTCGTTGGCGGATATTTATGAAAATCTCCAGGTTTTTCAGGTGGCTGAAGCGAACGGAACGGTTGTGGGCTGCTGCGCGCTGAAGGTAATCTGGTCGAATCTGGCTGAGATTCAGTCTTTGGCGGTTGATAAGGGGTATTTTGGGAAGGGAATCGGGCGGGCCCTTGTCAATCGATGTCTCGAAGAAGCCCGTCGGCTGGGAATAACGCAGGTCTTTACGCTGACGATGGAACCGGTTTTCTTTGAGAAAGTGGGCTTTCGCCGTGTAGATAAAAAGACGCTGCCGATGAAAGTTTGGAGCGATTGCGCCCGCTGTCCGAAACAGGATCATTGTGACGAAACAGCGATGATAATTGATTTGGGTGAGCCGAAGAAGGTGTCTTAA
- a CDS encoding ABC transporter permease subunit — MLGKLFTIAKNTTFETLRQPIYIIIIICALLLLLLAPAISMYTLDEDVKLLRELAFSTLFLAGLFISVFSAGGAVTEEIETGTITTVLSKPIPRPLFLIGKFAGLAFAAALAHYFLSIAMLMAIRHGVLERASDEPDWVVITAAAVVLLLTVFISALLNYFYEWHFPSTAVVLGTILGSAGLLFLAFVDRNWKVNPSQNGFHLFDINASILLLFAVLITVALAVLFSTRLNIILTLLSCVGVFLLGLITDWLFGRLADKFLWAKIGYILVPNFQVFWVSDAIYENKQVPADYLLMGLYYAVLYISAILFIAIALFQNRQVGQNRQY, encoded by the coding sequence GTGTTAGGAAAACTGTTTACAATAGCCAAAAATACGACGTTTGAAACCCTTCGTCAGCCGATTTACATCATCATTATTATCTGTGCCCTTCTTTTGCTCCTTCTGGCACCGGCCATCAGCATGTACACGCTGGATGAAGACGTCAAACTCCTGCGAGAATTGGCTTTTTCTACGCTCTTCCTGGCCGGTTTGTTCATTTCCGTTTTCTCCGCCGGCGGAGCCGTTACGGAAGAAATCGAAACCGGGACCATCACCACCGTGCTTTCAAAGCCGATTCCCCGCCCGCTTTTTTTAATTGGGAAATTCGCCGGCCTTGCTTTTGCGGCCGCCCTGGCACACTATTTCCTTTCTATAGCAATGCTTATGGCAATTCGTCACGGAGTACTCGAACGGGCCTCCGATGAACCGGACTGGGTCGTCATTACGGCCGCTGCGGTTGTTTTGCTCCTGACTGTCTTTATAAGTGCCTTACTCAACTACTTTTATGAATGGCATTTTCCCTCAACCGCCGTAGTCCTCGGAACCATCCTCGGTTCAGCGGGCCTCTTGTTTCTGGCTTTTGTAGACCGAAATTGGAAAGTAAACCCTTCCCAAAACGGTTTTCACCTCTTTGACATCAATGCATCGATTCTGCTGCTGTTTGCTGTGTTAATCACTGTTGCCTTAGCCGTTCTGTTTTCCACACGGCTGAACATCATCCTGACTTTATTAAGCTGTGTCGGCGTGTTTTTGTTGGGCTTAATCACAGACTGGCTTTTTGGGCGGCTCGCGGACAAGTTTCTTTGGGCCAAAATTGGATATATCCTTGTCCCCAATTTCCAAGTCTTTTGGGTCAGCGATGCCATTTATGAAAACAAACAAGTCCCCGCAGATTACCTTTTGATGGGACTTTATTATGCCGTCTTATATATTTCCGCCATCCTTTTTATCGCAATCGCCCTGTTTCAAAATAGGCAGGTCGGACAAAACAGACAATATTAA
- a CDS encoding SPFH domain-containing protein produces the protein MADSSQRAFYVSLFGLILSLIFFVSVLVLGAILSSPTLYILSWQVLGSFLIWLVLLIQFYHRHRAEQEKLDLAELKRAREKQTIFEGSEGRLDLFAAAQKRLEWVEKWLLPIWGVLVAIGQIVMGFLLIRFVSGPAKEYTLRSPLLGAAILVLLSFFSFLISRYATGLSATLIWRPLRASGSSLLMTSILGFAAAVSLAFAQYKYQLGLLVLNWFVPILLIVLGCETIITAIFDLYRPRLAGQYSRACFDSRLLGLINEPGGILHTVASTLDYQFGFKVSQTWFYKLLEKAIVPLLLFLLLAIYLFSCVVIVGPGEGAVIEHFGSADPEDGGRQVGPGWSWKWPWPFERAYVYPMERIRVLHVGYVPTPEDIAKPFLWGQKHYKEEFKLLVAVETRRQAGRGEKGAAPVSYIIVDVPVHYKIRDLHQYLYNHQDAEVLLEALCYRELARFAASAKIEPDEDLSQSDRQKSLLGAGQENACRILHQRMQEAADAAKLGVEIVFVGMVGVHPPPEVAPNYQEVVAAVQKQQATILTAQAEHNKTLTELAGSIEKADALYGLVRQLSKANQASDSAQAEQLVEQMEAMVHQAQGKLFSTLRQAEAYAFERVARAKGEGLRFAGQVKANQAGGELFQRFRRLQILEESLPSIRKYVVVAGPEDQEIYILNLEDKMATGLYEMNLDSVLKK, from the coding sequence ATGGCAGATTCGTCTCAGAGAGCGTTTTATGTGTCCTTATTTGGACTGATTCTGAGTCTGATTTTCTTTGTGTCTGTGCTTGTATTGGGGGCGATTCTATCGAGTCCTACTTTATATATTCTCTCCTGGCAGGTTTTAGGGAGTTTTCTGATTTGGCTGGTTCTGCTGATTCAGTTTTATCATCGGCACCGGGCTGAACAGGAGAAACTGGACCTGGCGGAACTGAAAAGGGCTCGTGAAAAACAAACCATTTTTGAGGGTTCGGAAGGCCGGCTGGACCTTTTTGCCGCGGCCCAGAAGCGTCTGGAATGGGTCGAAAAATGGCTGCTGCCCATTTGGGGGGTTCTCGTTGCAATCGGACAGATTGTAATGGGGTTTTTGTTGATTCGATTCGTTTCCGGACCTGCAAAAGAGTATACGCTTCGCTCGCCGCTTTTGGGGGCGGCGATTCTGGTTTTGCTGTCGTTTTTCAGTTTTTTAATCAGCCGATATGCTACGGGTCTGAGTGCTACGCTGATTTGGCGTCCGCTTCGGGCGAGCGGAAGCAGTCTGCTGATGACGTCCATTCTTGGTTTTGCAGCGGCCGTTTCGCTGGCCTTTGCCCAGTACAAGTACCAGTTGGGCCTGCTTGTTCTCAATTGGTTTGTTCCGATTCTGCTGATTGTGCTGGGCTGTGAAACCATCATTACCGCTATTTTTGATTTATACCGTCCGCGGCTGGCGGGCCAATACAGCCGGGCGTGTTTTGACAGTCGGCTGCTGGGGTTAATCAATGAACCCGGCGGAATCCTTCATACGGTAGCCAGTACACTGGATTATCAGTTTGGATTTAAGGTTTCTCAGACCTGGTTTTATAAGCTGCTTGAAAAAGCGATTGTGCCTCTTCTTTTGTTTCTTTTGCTGGCGATTTATCTGTTCAGCTGTGTGGTGATTGTAGGGCCGGGGGAGGGGGCGGTGATTGAACATTTCGGTTCGGCCGATCCCGAAGACGGCGGGCGTCAGGTTGGTCCGGGCTGGTCGTGGAAATGGCCCTGGCCGTTCGAGCGGGCCTATGTTTATCCGATGGAGAGGATTCGCGTGCTGCATGTGGGGTATGTTCCGACTCCGGAGGATATTGCCAAGCCGTTTTTGTGGGGTCAGAAACATTATAAGGAGGAGTTCAAACTGCTGGTAGCGGTGGAAACCCGCCGACAAGCCGGCCGCGGGGAGAAAGGGGCGGCTCCCGTCAGTTATATTATTGTCGATGTGCCGGTTCATTACAAAATTCGGGACCTGCATCAATATTTGTATAACCATCAGGATGCGGAGGTTCTGCTGGAGGCGTTATGTTATCGGGAACTGGCCCGGTTTGCGGCCAGCGCTAAGATTGAGCCGGATGAGGACCTGAGTCAGTCCGACCGCCAGAAAAGTCTGCTGGGGGCCGGGCAGGAAAACGCCTGCCGGATTCTTCATCAGCGGATGCAGGAAGCGGCGGATGCGGCAAAATTGGGGGTGGAGATTGTGTTTGTCGGGATGGTAGGCGTTCATCCGCCGCCTGAAGTGGCTCCCAACTACCAGGAAGTTGTTGCGGCGGTTCAGAAGCAGCAGGCGACGATTCTTACGGCTCAGGCCGAGCACAACAAAACGCTGACGGAATTAGCCGGCTCGATTGAGAAGGCCGATGCACTGTACGGACTGGTTCGGCAGCTTTCCAAGGCGAATCAGGCGTCTGATTCGGCACAGGCCGAACAGCTGGTTGAACAGATGGAAGCGATGGTTCACCAAGCGCAGGGGAAGCTGTTTTCGACGCTGCGGCAGGCGGAGGCCTATGCGTTTGAGCGGGTGGCAAGGGCCAAAGGGGAAGGGCTTCGTTTTGCCGGTCAGGTGAAGGCCAATCAGGCCGGCGGGGAACTCTTTCAGCGGTTCCGCCGTCTGCAGATTCTGGAAGAGTCGCTGCCTTCCATTCGGAAGTATGTTGTGGTTGCCGGTCCGGAGGATCAGGAGATTTATATTTTGAACCTGGAGGACAAGATGGCGACCGGCCTGTATGAGATGAATCTGGATTCTGTTTTGAAGAAATAG
- a CDS encoding protease modulator HflC, whose amino-acid sequence MKNVWGIVFLLVILTVLGFVAFTFQVRQTESALVTCFGNPVRSITEPGLYFRWPVPIHRVHRFDSRSRLLEVQMQETATAGGEPIIIVSYLIWRIGDPLRFLTSVQDIAGAEEKLRVQLQNAANTVVGKHEFSDFVNTDPAKLRFEEIEQEITAALQQQAAANYGVDVRLAGIKRLMVPEKVTQDVFERMKADRKVKTDTIVAAGNAEADRIRSDAEAKQKELLAVAESRAQAIRGAGDAEAARYYKELEADPELAMFLRDLESLKKILKERTTLVLGTDVEPFSLLKKRPSLEPKQP is encoded by the coding sequence ATGAAGAATGTATGGGGTATTGTGTTTCTGCTGGTGATTCTGACGGTCCTTGGGTTTGTGGCGTTTACGTTCCAGGTTCGTCAGACGGAAAGTGCTCTGGTGACGTGTTTCGGCAATCCGGTGCGTTCGATTACGGAGCCGGGTTTGTATTTTCGCTGGCCGGTTCCGATTCATCGGGTGCATCGGTTTGATTCGCGCAGCCGGCTGCTGGAGGTTCAGATGCAGGAGACGGCTACGGCCGGCGGAGAGCCGATTATCATTGTCAGCTATCTGATTTGGCGGATTGGAGACCCGCTTCGGTTTCTGACAAGCGTACAGGATATTGCCGGAGCCGAAGAGAAGCTGCGTGTGCAGCTGCAGAATGCGGCCAATACGGTTGTGGGCAAGCATGAGTTCAGTGATTTTGTGAACACAGACCCGGCAAAGCTTCGTTTTGAAGAGATTGAGCAAGAGATTACGGCGGCCCTGCAGCAGCAGGCGGCGGCCAACTACGGGGTGGATGTGCGTCTGGCGGGCATCAAGCGTCTGATGGTTCCGGAAAAGGTGACGCAGGATGTGTTTGAACGGATGAAGGCGGACCGGAAGGTCAAAACGGATACGATTGTGGCGGCGGGCAATGCGGAAGCCGACCGGATTCGCAGTGATGCAGAAGCCAAGCAGAAAGAGCTGCTGGCGGTGGCGGAGAGTCGAGCACAGGCGATTCGCGGAGCGGGGGATGCGGAGGCGGCCCGGTATTATAAGGAACTGGAAGCCGATCCGGAGCTGGCGATGTTCCTTCGTGATCTGGAGTCGCTCAAGAAGATTCTCAAAGAACGGACCACGCTGGTGCTTGGGACGGATGTGGAACCGTTCTCGCTGCTGAAAAAGCGGCCGAGTCTGGAACCCAAACAACCCTGA
- a CDS encoding protease modulator HflK, which translates to MNEPIPNNSGQQIPAEPESLQPGQKSLADALRLSFLILKLIMAAVVILFLASGFFSVEPNEQALVLIFGKVQGQGEERIKQPGYHWTFPEPISEIIRIPVKEIRSLPIDSFWYFETEQEKLAGGKKAAYGGLNPTQDGYCLTRNEPITQLKGSDYNIVHSKWTVTYSIGSPVRFFENVYIPNRKPGESFMEVAARTVNPLIESLTSDAVVSTMVRYSLDEALTSSTGISERVRRVLQDKLDAIESGIQVDDVRINRTNWPLQVDDAFQASSQAINKSEQAIVDARAYKEKLLTDTAGPRAEELLAKLRDETLTDDQMEELIHQMGGRVQGILAEAWAYRTRVEQDAKAAADYLKSLLPEYRKRPALVLQKLYQDAVEEILQKVDETMFVPPSGDKGREIRVMINRDLARPKEGQAEKK; encoded by the coding sequence ATGAACGAACCTATACCTAACAACAGCGGACAGCAGATTCCGGCGGAGCCGGAATCGCTCCAGCCCGGGCAGAAATCACTGGCGGATGCGCTGCGGCTGAGTTTTCTGATTCTGAAACTCATCATGGCCGCGGTTGTGATTTTGTTTTTGGCCAGCGGCTTTTTCAGTGTGGAGCCCAATGAACAGGCCCTTGTGCTGATTTTCGGCAAAGTTCAGGGGCAGGGGGAAGAACGCATCAAGCAGCCGGGATATCATTGGACGTTTCCGGAGCCCATCAGCGAAATTATTCGGATACCTGTTAAAGAGATTCGCAGTCTGCCGATCGATTCGTTCTGGTATTTTGAGACCGAGCAGGAAAAACTGGCCGGCGGAAAGAAAGCGGCTTACGGAGGGCTCAATCCCACTCAGGACGGATATTGTTTGACCCGCAACGAGCCGATTACGCAGCTGAAGGGCTCGGATTACAACATTGTGCATTCCAAGTGGACGGTGACGTATTCCATCGGGTCTCCGGTGCGTTTTTTTGAGAATGTGTATATTCCCAATCGAAAGCCGGGCGAATCCTTTATGGAGGTGGCTGCCAGAACGGTCAATCCGCTGATTGAGAGTCTGACCTCGGATGCGGTGGTTTCCACGATGGTACGCTACAGTCTGGACGAGGCGCTGACCAGTTCAACGGGGATTTCGGAGCGGGTTCGGCGGGTTTTGCAGGATAAGCTGGATGCGATTGAGAGCGGAATTCAGGTTGATGATGTGCGGATCAATCGGACGAACTGGCCGCTTCAGGTGGATGATGCGTTTCAGGCATCCAGCCAGGCGATTAATAAGAGTGAACAGGCGATTGTGGATGCCCGCGCGTACAAGGAAAAGCTTCTGACGGATACGGCCGGCCCTCGGGCGGAGGAGCTGCTGGCCAAACTTCGGGATGAAACACTGACGGATGACCAGATGGAGGAACTGATTCATCAGATGGGCGGACGCGTCCAGGGGATTTTGGCGGAGGCGTGGGCGTATCGGACCCGCGTAGAACAGGATGCCAAAGCGGCGGCGGACTATCTGAAGAGTCTGCTGCCGGAATACCGCAAGCGTCCGGCCCTGGTGCTGCAGAAACTCTATCAGGATGCGGTTGAGGAAATCCTTCAGAAGGTGGATGAGACAATGTTTGTGCCGCCCTCCGGCGACAAAGGGCGGGAAATTCGTGTGATGATTAATCGGGACCTTGCTCGGCCTAAAGAAGGACAGGCAGAAAAGAAATAG
- a CDS encoding cation-translocating P-type ATPase — MAHQHLGIKCQEMGCSHEGHSHTHEGLVASAGQQTRVSLAVLGTLTGGVLLLSGSLAQVRWLYGPGDLSQLVALIGAVLLGLPVIVHAVRGLLEGHTHMDELVALAILAALAAGQYFEAGVVAFIMLLAELMETRTALGARAAIESLIKLTPTTAVLLNPDGTETEVNVSQLKPGNLIRVRPGDNIPADGVIRQGLSSVNEATITGESLPVDKVIGMQVFAGTTNLTGMLDIEVTKAGQDTTLGKVQQLIMAAEKTQLPIMRLIDRYVKWYLPTILMISGIVYFFTKDFEKTISILVISCPCPIIMATPTAMVAALSAAARLGVLIKNVSLLEIAGKITAVVFDKTGTLTTGQLYVTKLEPAADVEPERLLSLAASAEEMSKHPAARAVLNLAREANVSFVRATEFQETPGKGVTARVNGSLVRVGRDTFLTENGIDIHTVADPALHEEQGFSTLYVSCDNRCIGWIGLQDKTRPEARQAVEELFAAKIRRVTMLTGDRRDVANRVSAELGCTDYKAQCLPQDKLAVVESIRKEGHIVAVVGDGINDAPALAAGDLGIAMGAAGSDVAINSASIALMSDDLRRLPFLVHLSRKTRAVIHQNLLFGIIFILLGMMGIMVGWVKLILAAFLHLVGALVVIFNSARLVRYGEHLEPHGPAAENPEA, encoded by the coding sequence ATGGCACATCAGCACCTTGGAATTAAATGTCAGGAAATGGGCTGCTCTCACGAGGGGCATTCCCATACCCATGAAGGGTTGGTTGCTTCGGCAGGTCAGCAGACGCGGGTCAGTCTGGCGGTTTTGGGGACGCTTACCGGCGGCGTGCTGCTGCTGAGCGGCTCGCTGGCTCAGGTTCGCTGGCTGTACGGGCCGGGAGATTTGAGTCAATTGGTGGCCCTGATTGGGGCGGTGCTGCTGGGGCTGCCGGTGATTGTTCATGCTGTGCGGGGTCTGCTGGAAGGCCATACGCATATGGATGAGCTGGTGGCGCTGGCGATTCTGGCGGCGCTGGCCGCCGGACAGTATTTCGAAGCGGGTGTGGTGGCCTTTATTATGCTGCTGGCGGAGCTGATGGAGACCCGGACGGCCCTGGGGGCACGGGCGGCGATTGAATCGCTGATTAAACTGACCCCGACAACGGCTGTTCTGCTCAATCCGGACGGGACGGAGACGGAGGTAAACGTCAGTCAGCTCAAGCCCGGGAATTTGATTCGGGTCCGTCCGGGCGACAACATTCCGGCGGACGGTGTGATTCGGCAGGGGTTAAGTTCGGTCAATGAGGCCACGATTACCGGCGAATCGCTGCCGGTGGATAAGGTCATCGGGATGCAGGTGTTTGCCGGCACGACGAACCTGACGGGTATGCTGGATATCGAGGTGACCAAGGCCGGACAGGATACCACGCTGGGCAAGGTGCAGCAGCTGATTATGGCGGCGGAAAAGACGCAGCTGCCCATTATGCGGCTGATTGACCGGTATGTGAAATGGTATCTGCCGACGATTCTGATGATCAGCGGAATTGTTTACTTTTTCACGAAGGATTTTGAAAAGACGATTTCGATTCTGGTGATTTCCTGTCCGTGTCCGATTATTATGGCGACGCCGACGGCGATGGTGGCGGCGCTGTCGGCGGCGGCCCGTCTGGGAGTGCTGATTAAGAATGTATCGCTTCTGGAAATCGCCGGCAAGATTACGGCGGTTGTGTTCGACAAGACCGGGACCCTGACGACAGGGCAGCTGTATGTGACCAAGCTGGAGCCGGCAGCGGATGTGGAGCCGGAGAGACTGCTGTCGCTGGCGGCGTCCGCCGAGGAAATGAGCAAACACCCGGCGGCCCGTGCGGTGCTGAATCTGGCCAGGGAGGCCAATGTGAGTTTTGTGCGGGCGACGGAGTTTCAGGAGACGCCGGGCAAAGGCGTGACGGCCCGGGTAAACGGTTCGCTGGTGCGGGTGGGACGCGACACATTCCTGACGGAAAACGGGATTGATATTCATACGGTGGCTGACCCGGCCCTTCATGAGGAGCAGGGCTTCAGCACGCTGTATGTTTCCTGCGACAATCGGTGCATCGGTTGGATCGGGCTTCAGGACAAGACGCGTCCGGAGGCCCGGCAGGCAGTGGAGGAGCTGTTTGCGGCGAAGATTCGCCGGGTAACGATGCTGACGGGCGACCGCCGGGATGTGGCCAATCGCGTCAGTGCGGAGCTGGGCTGTACGGATTACAAGGCCCAGTGCCTGCCGCAGGACAAGCTGGCGGTGGTGGAGTCGATTCGCAAGGAAGGTCATATTGTGGCGGTGGTCGGGGATGGAATCAATGACGCCCCGGCGCTGGCGGCGGGGGATTTGGGGATTGCGATGGGGGCGGCCGGCAGCGATGTGGCCATCAACTCGGCTTCGATTGCCCTGATGAGCGATGACCTTCGGCGTCTGCCGTTTTTGGTGCATTTGTCGCGGAAAACGCGGGCGGTCATCCACCAAAATCTGCTGTTCGGCATCATTTTTATCCTGCTGGGGATGATGGGGATTATGGTCGGCTGGGTGAAGCTGATTCTGGCGGCGTTTCTGCATTTGGTCGGGGCGCTGGTGGTTATCTTCAACAGTGCCCGTCTGGTGCGGTACGGAGAACATCTGGAGCCGCACGGACCGGCGGCGGAAAACCCCGAAGCATAA
- a CDS encoding ABC transporter ATP-binding protein, with protein sequence MDSSGSSYAIETINLTKIFPDWWGRPKVKAVVDLNLKVRYNEIYGFLGPNGSGKTTTIKMLLNLLHPMKGHAFVLGGRSTDPAIAARIGYLPEESYLYRYLTARETLDFYGRIFGLPAPVRKSRIDTLLEMVGLAGLGSRRIGTYSKGMMRRIGLAQALINDPDLLILDEPTSGMDPIGTRQIKDLLLELARRGKTILLCSHLLADVEDVCDRIGIMYGGKMQVEGPVRKLLQHRDELQILTGPLPPKAREEIESVVRREGSWCKITTPVDKLETFFVNIITKAQETQPTSGAKPGTGIQGFLAAQPVSPSRAVLEQLVAKKPQPVSESSADRAKTEPTEAAPPPAPKKELLEHLTEKPVEKSASEVQTEKPSEPPAAPKPAVRQDILKKLLGGRKGPDGSTEQTRLPESEERRDAE encoded by the coding sequence ATGGATTCTTCCGGTTCTTCCTATGCGATTGAAACGATCAATCTGACGAAAATCTTTCCGGATTGGTGGGGGCGTCCGAAGGTCAAGGCCGTTGTCGATTTAAATCTGAAGGTTCGTTACAACGAGATTTACGGTTTTCTGGGTCCCAACGGTTCGGGAAAGACCACGACCATCAAGATGCTGCTGAATCTGCTGCATCCGATGAAGGGGCACGCCTTTGTCCTGGGGGGCCGCAGCACCGACCCGGCGATTGCCGCCCGGATTGGATATCTTCCGGAGGAGTCCTATTTATACCGCTATCTGACGGCGCGGGAAACGCTGGATTTTTACGGGCGGATATTTGGCCTGCCGGCTCCCGTTCGCAAGAGCCGGATTGACACGCTTTTGGAGATGGTAGGGCTGGCGGGGCTTGGCAGTCGGCGCATCGGGACGTATTCGAAAGGGATGATGCGGCGGATTGGGCTGGCGCAGGCCCTGATTAACGACCCGGATTTGCTGATTCTGGATGAGCCGACGTCAGGAATGGACCCTATCGGGACCCGTCAGATTAAAGACTTGCTGCTGGAACTGGCGCGTCGGGGAAAAACGATTCTGCTTTGCAGTCATTTGCTGGCGGATGTGGAGGATGTCTGCGACCGGATTGGGATTATGTACGGGGGGAAAATGCAGGTGGAAGGGCCGGTTCGGAAACTTCTGCAGCATCGGGATGAGCTGCAGATTTTGACCGGGCCGCTGCCTCCGAAGGCCCGGGAGGAGATTGAATCCGTGGTTCGCCGTGAGGGTTCCTGGTGCAAGATTACCACTCCGGTGGACAAACTGGAGACTTTTTTTGTCAATATCATTACGAAGGCCCAGGAAACACAGCCGACCAGCGGAGCCAAGCCCGGGACAGGGATTCAGGGCTTCCTGGCCGCTCAGCCGGTGTCACCCTCTCGGGCTGTTCTGGAACAGCTGGTTGCCAAGAAGCCCCAGCCGGTTTCGGAAAGCAGTGCCGACCGTGCGAAAACCGAACCGACGGAAGCAGCACCGCCGCCTGCCCCCAAAAAAGAGCTTCTTGAACATCTGACGGAAAAGCCGGTTGAAAAGAGTGCATCAGAGGTCCAAACGGAGAAGCCATCAGAACCGCCTGCGGCACCTAAACCAGCGGTCCGTCAGGATATTCTGAAGAAACTTCTCGGAGGCCGAAAAGGGCCGGATGGTTCGACGGAACAGACCCGTCTTCCGGAGTCGGAGGAACGCCGGGATGCGGAATAG